In one window of Cellulophaga sp. HaHa_2_95 DNA:
- a CDS encoding tetratricopeptide repeat protein produces the protein MKNLVYLLLLVATYSFGQEDKEEKEKLRLKNLQESVNYTWDANKALSEKDFINAEVEYRKAIAKSTENSSAPYNLGNAYYSNESFGEAFTRYKEAGETATSKEDKHKAYHNMGNVFMKEKQYEKAVEAYKQALRNNPTDEETRYNLALAQEMLKKQQDEDKKNQDQDKDDKKDQDEDKKEGDNKDENQGDQKDDKNKDQGDEGDKGDQEEDKKDGEGDKKEDEKKDPNKGDKPEDKKGEQQKRPSQLSKQQVQNLLEAMQNEEKKVQEKMDAQKVKGVKTRNEKDW, from the coding sequence ATGAAAAACTTAGTATACCTATTACTTCTTGTTGCCACTTATTCTTTTGGACAAGAAGACAAAGAAGAGAAAGAAAAACTGCGCCTAAAAAACTTACAAGAGTCTGTAAATTATACTTGGGATGCTAATAAAGCATTATCGGAAAAAGATTTTATAAACGCCGAAGTAGAATACCGAAAGGCGATTGCTAAAAGCACAGAAAATAGCTCTGCTCCTTATAACTTAGGCAATGCCTATTATTCAAATGAAAGTTTTGGAGAAGCTTTTACGCGCTACAAAGAAGCAGGAGAAACAGCCACTAGCAAAGAGGACAAACATAAAGCATACCACAACATGGGGAATGTATTTATGAAAGAGAAGCAATATGAAAAAGCGGTAGAAGCTTATAAACAAGCGCTGCGCAACAACCCTACAGATGAAGAAACGCGCTACAACCTCGCTTTAGCCCAAGAAATGCTTAAAAAGCAACAGGACGAAGACAAGAAGAACCAAGATCAGGATAAAGACGATAAAAAAGATCAGGACGAAGACAAAAAGGAAGGCGACAATAAAGACGAGAATCAAGGGGATCAAAAAGACGATAAAAATAAAGACCAAGGAGACGAAGGCGATAAAGGAGACCAAGAAGAAGACAAGAAAGACGGAGAAGGCGACAAAAAAGAAGATGAAAAAAAGGATCCTAATAAAGGAGATAAGCCTGAAGACAAAAAAGGAGAACAACAAAAAAGACCAAGTCAACTATCTAAACAGCAAGTACAAAATCTCTTAGAAGCCATGCAAAATGAAGAGAAAAAAGTACAAGAGAAGATGGACGCCCAAAAAGTAAAAGGCGTTAAAACAAGAAACGAAAAAGACTGGTAA
- a CDS encoding VWA domain-containing protein, whose translation MIQLEEKIYFYLLFTIPVLVVVFVLLQFWKRKAQKRFGDLTLLKRLTPSKSIFKSTLKLVLFLVALALLVVGLVNPKIGTKLETVKREGVDIVFALDVSKSMLAEDIAPNRLEKGKRLVSEIINHLGSDRIGIIAYAAQAYPQLPITTDYSAAKMFLQSMNTDMLSSQGTAINEAIELASTYYDDENQTNRVLFIISDGEDHAEGTTEEAVEKATEEGIRIFTIGVGKTKGAPIPIKRNGIVESLKKDMNGDVVITKLNEAILQEIAAEGNGEYINGDNTSEAVEYIKEQLNQMDKKEFEAKQFAEYKDQFQWFVGGAFLLLFLDVFVLDRKTKWLRKLNLFNENKKE comes from the coding sequence ATGATTCAATTAGAAGAAAAAATATATTTTTATCTGTTGTTCACCATTCCAGTATTGGTGGTGGTTTTTGTGCTTTTACAATTTTGGAAACGGAAAGCACAGAAAAGATTTGGAGATCTTACCTTATTAAAAAGGTTAACGCCCTCAAAATCTATATTTAAGTCTACCCTAAAATTAGTGCTATTCTTAGTCGCATTAGCTTTGCTGGTTGTCGGACTTGTAAATCCTAAAATTGGAACCAAATTAGAAACGGTTAAAAGAGAAGGAGTAGATATTGTTTTTGCACTTGATGTATCTAAGAGTATGTTGGCGGAAGACATTGCTCCAAATAGACTAGAAAAAGGAAAGCGATTGGTATCTGAAATCATCAATCATCTGGGTAGTGACCGAATCGGAATTATAGCCTATGCGGCACAAGCTTACCCACAACTACCTATTACAACAGATTATAGCGCAGCAAAAATGTTCTTACAGAGCATGAATACAGATATGCTTTCATCTCAAGGAACGGCAATTAATGAAGCTATAGAATTAGCATCTACTTATTATGACGATGAAAACCAAACCAATAGAGTACTTTTCATTATCTCTGACGGGGAAGACCATGCAGAAGGCACCACGGAAGAAGCTGTGGAAAAGGCAACAGAAGAGGGTATTAGAATTTTCACCATCGGCGTGGGTAAAACCAAAGGCGCTCCAATTCCCATCAAAAGAAATGGTATTGTAGAGAGTTTAAAAAAAGATATGAATGGTGATGTAGTAATTACCAAGCTTAATGAAGCTATATTACAAGAAATTGCCGCAGAAGGTAATGGGGAGTATATAAATGGAGATAATACTAGCGAAGCTGTAGAATATATTAAGGAACAACTAAACCAAATGGACAAGAAGGAGTTTGAAGCGAAGCAATTTGCCGAATATAAAGACCAGTTTCAATGGTTTGTTGGCGGCGCTTTCCTATTGTTATTTTTAGATGTATTTGTTTTAGATCGAAAAACGAAATGGTTAAGAAAACTGAATTTGTTTAATGAAAATAAAAAAGAGTAA
- a CDS encoding VWA domain-containing protein has protein sequence MLENIEFANPQFFWLFLLLPVAVLWYFFKRRQETASLKITTIKGFATDSLLPKLKPLLFVLRLLALAAIIIAMARPQTEDISTKTKTTKGIDIVMAIDVSSSMLARDLKPNRLASLKKVAADFIKKRPNDRIGLVVYAGESYTKTPITSDKGIVLNALKEITYGSLEDGTAIGMGLATSVNRLKESKALSKVIILLTDGINNSGFIEPQTAAELAVEYDIKTYTIGLGTNGNALSPIAINSDGSFRYGMKPVEIDEALLEQIAETTGGAYFRATNNKSLASIYDEINKLEKTEIEEFKYTQFEEKYRPWLFLAGILLLVEWLVRHTLFKSFI, from the coding sequence ATGCTTGAGAATATTGAATTTGCTAATCCACAATTTTTTTGGTTGTTTTTACTACTTCCAGTAGCTGTGCTTTGGTATTTTTTTAAGCGTAGACAAGAAACAGCTTCCTTAAAGATTACAACGATAAAAGGGTTCGCTACAGATAGTCTACTACCCAAATTGAAGCCTCTTCTATTTGTACTTCGTCTACTAGCCTTAGCCGCAATTATTATAGCTATGGCAAGACCACAAACAGAAGATATTTCTACAAAAACAAAAACAACTAAAGGTATAGATATTGTAATGGCTATTGATGTTTCTTCTAGTATGCTTGCTAGAGATTTAAAACCTAACCGTTTAGCGTCCTTAAAAAAAGTAGCTGCAGATTTTATCAAAAAAAGACCTAATGACCGTATAGGATTGGTAGTGTATGCTGGAGAAAGCTATACTAAAACACCTATAACAAGTGATAAGGGCATTGTTTTAAATGCGCTAAAAGAAATTACCTATGGTAGTTTAGAAGATGGTACAGCCATAGGCATGGGGCTAGCTACTTCTGTAAACAGACTTAAAGAAAGTAAAGCCTTAAGCAAAGTCATTATCCTACTTACCGATGGGATCAATAATTCTGGTTTTATAGAACCACAAACTGCTGCAGAATTAGCGGTAGAATATGACATAAAAACCTATACCATTGGATTAGGTACCAACGGAAATGCATTATCTCCTATCGCCATTAATAGTGACGGGTCTTTTAGATACGGTATGAAGCCAGTAGAGATAGATGAAGCATTATTAGAGCAGATAGCAGAAACAACAGGCGGCGCTTATTTTAGAGCTACCAATAATAAAAGTTTAGCATCTATTTACGATGAGATAAACAAATTAGAAAAAACAGAAATAGAAGAGTTTAAATACACACAATTTGAAGAGAAATATAGGCCTTGGTTATTTTTAGCAGGCATTTTATTACTCGTAGAGTGGCTAGTAAGACACACCCTATTTAAGAGCTTTATATAA
- a CDS encoding BatD family protein translates to MVFTLKKYITLLTLMFLAFVVKAQEDEVTFEMAVSKEKLGLNERLRVDFTMNRDGDNFNPPDFEGFRVVMGPAQSIRNSWVNGVRSYSKSYSYTLMPTEKGTFTIGQASIIVDGKAYKSLTKKIEVSAAVEDPNAPPSAESIADDNLHLVAEVSKSNPYLNEAVSVVYKLYVSNSIRVTNFRPIDSPKYNNFWSQDMPVQQYSAQQGTYEGKPYQYVILKRIVLYPQKTGKLDIEPLSLDVSVEVPTSRRDFFGRPLYTATNKTVSAGGRTLNVKELPLEGKPENFSGAVGKFDFSVTTSKKSLNASESLQASVKVSGSGNLKLFQLPEPNLPSALEVYEPEFDESIKTTIAGMQGSVKNNYTIVPSYKGKYPIPSINFSYFDPKTEKYISLASEQILINVIEGPSNGSASNNTANATNKQEVASTGNQFQFIKLKTELKPVGNSYFFGSTAYLLWLLAPLIFIPLAILFGKKREAIRGDVQGNKIKKANKLSRKYLSAAKKTLGNKEAFYVALEKALHNYLKAKLKIETSEFSKDKIAQLLTEKQVSQATSDGFIALLKNCEMARYSPFSNVQMQQDYNAASEVISTMDKQL, encoded by the coding sequence ATGGTATTTACTTTAAAGAAATATATTACGTTACTTACCCTAATGTTCTTAGCTTTTGTAGTAAAAGCTCAAGAAGATGAAGTAACTTTTGAAATGGCCGTAAGTAAAGAAAAGCTTGGCTTAAACGAAAGACTACGCGTAGACTTCACGATGAACCGTGACGGCGATAATTTTAATCCACCAGATTTTGAAGGTTTCCGCGTTGTGATGGGTCCAGCACAATCTATTAGAAACTCTTGGGTAAATGGTGTAAGATCATACTCAAAAAGCTACTCTTATACATTAATGCCAACGGAAAAAGGAACATTTACCATTGGCCAAGCAAGTATTATTGTAGATGGCAAGGCCTACAAGTCCCTCACAAAAAAAATAGAAGTAAGTGCCGCTGTAGAAGATCCTAATGCACCACCCTCTGCAGAATCTATTGCCGATGATAATTTACATTTAGTAGCAGAAGTATCAAAAAGCAATCCTTATCTTAATGAGGCGGTTAGCGTGGTCTACAAACTCTATGTAAGTAATTCTATCCGGGTCACAAACTTTAGACCTATAGATAGCCCCAAATACAATAATTTCTGGAGCCAAGATATGCCGGTACAGCAGTACAGCGCACAGCAAGGAACATATGAAGGTAAGCCTTATCAATATGTAATTTTAAAGCGTATTGTACTCTATCCTCAGAAAACTGGAAAATTAGATATTGAACCACTTTCTTTAGATGTTTCTGTAGAAGTACCTACTAGCAGACGTGACTTCTTTGGACGCCCATTATATACCGCCACAAACAAAACAGTTTCTGCAGGAGGAAGAACTTTAAACGTAAAAGAATTACCACTAGAAGGCAAACCTGAAAACTTCAGTGGGGCTGTAGGAAAATTTGATTTCTCTGTCACTACCAGCAAAAAATCTTTAAACGCATCAGAATCTCTGCAAGCTTCTGTAAAAGTAAGCGGATCTGGAAATCTAAAATTATTTCAATTGCCAGAACCAAACTTACCTAGTGCTCTAGAAGTCTATGAGCCAGAGTTTGATGAAAGTATCAAAACAACCATTGCAGGAATGCAGGGCAGCGTAAAAAATAATTACACGATTGTACCTAGCTACAAAGGTAAATACCCTATCCCTAGTATTAACTTTAGTTATTTTGATCCTAAAACAGAAAAGTACATCAGTTTGGCGTCAGAACAAATACTAATAAATGTTATAGAGGGCCCTTCTAACGGATCAGCTTCCAACAACACTGCAAATGCAACAAATAAACAGGAGGTAGCCAGTACGGGTAATCAATTTCAATTTATTAAACTTAAAACGGAATTAAAACCAGTAGGAAATAGCTATTTCTTTGGCTCAACAGCCTATCTATTATGGCTTTTAGCGCCCTTAATTTTCATTCCTCTAGCCATCCTATTCGGCAAAAAGAGAGAAGCAATACGCGGTGATGTTCAAGGTAACAAAATCAAAAAAGCAAATAAATTGTCTAGAAAATATTTATCGGCAGCAAAGAAAACCTTAGGAAATAAAGAGGCATTTTATGTGGCCCTAGAAAAAGCACTACATAATTACCTAAAAGCGAAGTTAAAAATTGAAACATCAGAATTTAGTAAAGATAAAATTGCCCAACTATTGACAGAAAAGCAAGTTAGCCAGGCCACATCTGATGGGTTTATTGCCTTGTTAAAGAACTGCGAAATGGCACGTTACAGTCCTTTTTCAAATGTTCAAATGCAACAAGATTATAACGCAGCAAGCGAAGTAATCTCTACTATGGATAAGCAATTATAA